A genomic segment from Corythoichthys intestinalis isolate RoL2023-P3 chromosome 2, ASM3026506v1, whole genome shotgun sequence encodes:
- the LOC130912223 gene encoding galactose-specific lectin nattectin-like, with the protein MAFALRVLLLLCGISGLFTGVWSVATVPIPCCPTGWTRFMDRCFVFQNTRLNFTDAVEACNNMNGSFLAPVRNSVEDALLFQLIRNGNGGAVRDTWIGFHDAIKEGTFVSIDGEKSKFQNFRTGQPDNFLDGEDCAEIDDEGNWNDDGCADQNTYLCAKDLW; encoded by the exons ATGGCATTTGCTCTTCGCGTATTGCTCCTCCTTTGTGGGATCAGTGGACTCTTTACTGGAGTC TGGTCAGTGGCTACCGTGCCAA TTCCTTGCTGCCCAACTGGTTGGACTCGGTTTATGGACCGCTGTTTTGTCTTCCAAAACACTCGACTCAACTTTACAGATGCAGTG GAAGCCTGCAACAACATGAATGGGTCGTTTCTGGCACCCGTTCGCAATTCAGTGGAAGATGCGCTTCTTTTCCAACTGATTCGGAATGGTAATGGAGGTGCTGTTAGGGACACCTGGATTGGATTTCATGATGCAATTAAG GAGGGTACCTTTGTCTCGATTGATGGCGAGAAATCCAAATTCCAAAACTTCAGAACTGGCCAGCCAGATAACTTTCTGGACGGGGAAGACTGTGCTGAGATTGATGATGAAG GCAATTGGAATGATGATGGTTGCGCAGATCAAAATACTTATCTCTGCGCCAAAGACCTGTGGTAA
- the LOC130910489 gene encoding galactose-specific lectin nattectin-like, with product MAFVLYSLILLCGISGLVSACCDSNKGSYCPKGWTQLDDHCYIFVNQERTFIDAEQICILKGGNLMSILDRKEHVLALELIHEALGVTTFRDDTWIGGHDGVAEGTFIWTDGSPYDFTMFENGQPDNFGSAGEDCLEIDGATKEWNDDNCNDENFFICIKKAHEH from the exons ATGGCATTTGTTCTTTACTCCTTGATCCTCCTTTGTGGAATCAGTGGACTTGTGTCTGCATGC TGCGATAGCAATAAAG GGAGTTATTGTCCAAAGGGATGGACTCAACTGGACGACCACTGTTACATTTTCGTCAATCAGGAGAGAACTTTTATAGATGCCGAG CAAATCTGCATACTCAAAGGTGGGAATCTGATGTCTATCCTCGACCGCAAAGAACATGTATTGGCATTGGAGCTGATTCATGAAGCACTTGGAGTAACGACTTTCCGTGATGACACCTGGATTGGAGGCCATGACGGCGTTGCG GAGGGCACATTCATTTGGACTGACGGCTCACCTTATGACTTCACCATGTTTGAAAACGGGCAGCCTGACAACTTTGGTTCGGCTGGTGAGGACTGTTTGGAGATTGATGGCGCCA CAAAGGAATGGAACGATGACAATTGCAATGATGAGAATTTCTTCATTTGCATCAAGAAGGCCCACGAGCACTAA
- the LOC130910510 gene encoding ladderlectin-like encodes MAFALRALLLVCGISVLFSGVWADGFVRVPCCPKGWHRLDDRCFRVVNKTKSFSEAEDYCVALEGNLASVRNNIEDEVVRALIAKDVGASATAWIGYNDLDMEGVFVWTDTASEVFDEFDGADPSTDDEDCVLIAADNEVFWEDAPCGDEAAFVCSQSVS; translated from the exons ATGGCATTTGCTCTCCGCGCATTGCTTCTCGTTTGTGGGATCAGTGTACTGTTTTCTGGAGTC TGGGCTGATGGCTTCGTTAGAG TTCCTTGCTGTCCTAAGGGCTGGCATCGGTTGGATGATCGTTGTTTCAGGgttgtaaacaaaacaaaaagtttttcTGAAGCTGAG GACTACTGCGTAGCCCTTGAAGGGAATTTGGCCTCGGTTCGAAACAACATTGAAGATGAAGTAGTTCGTGCCCTGATCGCTAAGGATGTTGGAGCGTCAGCAACTGCTTGGATTGGATACAATGATTTAGATATG GAAGGAGTCTTTGTCTGGACTGATACGGCATCAGAAGTTTTTGATGAATTTGACGGTGCAGATCCTTCCACGGATGATGAGGATTGTGTCCTGATAGCTGCGgataatg AGGTTTTCTGGGAGGACGCGCCATGCGGTGATGAAGCTGCATTCGTCTGCTCCCAAAGTGTGTCCTGA